The following coding sequences lie in one Aspergillus luchuensis IFO 4308 DNA, chromosome 8, nearly complete sequence genomic window:
- a CDS encoding arrestin family protein (COG:S;~EggNog:ENOG410PGXT;~InterPro:IPR014756,IPR014752,IPR011021,IPR011022;~PFAM:PF00339,PF02752), whose amino-acid sequence MALSFFGGGGSSSHAKYFDIRLDEDYIVFRGGEEEAASAHLSGKLILCLSEPLSIKHIRLHLTGISRVCWHLPSSTAGGGRKSWRERVFYEKTWRFRDAGKSKTEVLPAGNYEYPINLVLEGSMPESVEGLNDTYVTYRFKAEIGRKYAKDIIVRRPLRIIRTLEPSALELAHAMSVENVWPNKIEYSISTPTKAVVFGTSIRVDFKLIPLLKGLRIGQIVSQLIESHDLTLNPEDPDSVRNTYKSTRTILNDEHELDEDSGLEIIDEMAEGYQFSRHLDLPKTLTRCLQDTDTRGIKIRHKLKFRVQLLNPDGHVSELRATLPVSIFISPSLAIDENNNLIDQTPQSAQRAVDNLAQQAPPLYGEHQFDQLYSELDPSGYRTPGPGSGPGTPFGTLSRNLSAENLASMNALTNTDISASALHTRLSILRANGNDQPSPTDQEHPENDSRRLGVPPDYFGAGSGSNSHSPASPELSRRPSDEVDHDYIHSGMATPYHPQYAEVETLSRVPSYSTAVRTTVRPCDSELPDYQAVIAEDVVISAPQSPQQAHVRTAGRGSSYFSAIDALHSRSGLLHSTSSHDDDERRLRLVQARARV is encoded by the exons ATGGCTTTGAGTTTCTTTGGTGGCGGAGGCAGCTCCAGTCACGCGAAATACTTTGATATCCG TCTTGATGAAGATTATATCGTATTTCGCGGaggcgaggaagaagcggccAGTGCCCATCTGAGCGGAAAGCTCATTCTTTGTCTGTCGGAGCCCTTGTCCATTAAGCACATCAGACTCCATCTTACGGGTATATCTCGGGTTTG TTGGCATTTGCCGTCGAGTACTGCCGGAGGCGGTAGAAAGTCGTGGAGAGAACGTGTATTCTACGAGAAGACCTGGAGATTCAGAGATGCGGGCAAAAGCAAGACGGAGGTTCTGCCAGCGGGCAACTACGAGTACCCCATCAACCTTGTTCTCGAGGGATCTATGCCGGAGAGCGTTGAAGGCCTTAACGACACCTACGTGACCTATCGCTTCAAGGCGGAAATTGGACGCAAATATGCCAAGGATATTATTGTTCGCCGGCCGCTCCGTATCATTCGCACTCTGGAGCCTAGTGCTCTTGAGCTTGCGCACGCAATG TCCGTGGAAAATGTCTGGCCAAACAAGATTGAATACTCGATCAGCACACCAACGAAGGCCGTGGTCTTCGGAACTAGCATCCGTGTGGACTTCAAGCTGATCCCTCTCCTTAAGGGACTTCGCATTGGACAGATCGTTTCGCAGCTCATCGAAAGCCACGACCTTACCCTGAACCCCGAAGACCCTGATTCCGTCCGCAACACATACAAGAGTACGAGAACCATCCTGAACGATGAGCatgagctggatgaggaCAGCGGTTTGGAAATCATCGATGAAATGGCAGAGGGATATCAGTTTTCGCGTCATCTGGATCTGCCCAAGACTTTGACTCGGTGCCTGCAGGACACTGACACCAGGGGCATCAAAATCCGTCACAAGCTCAAGTTCCGTGTTCAGCTCCTGAATCCTGATGGACACGTCAGCGAG CTTCGCGCGACCCTCCCCGTCTcgatcttcatctcccccaGCTTAGCCATCGATGAAAACAACAACCTTATCGACCAGACCCCTCAGTCCGCTCAAAGAGCGGTTGATAATCTCGCCCAGCAGGCTCCTCCCTTGTACGGCGAGCATCAATTCGATCAACTGTACAGCGAACTTGATCCTTCTGGATACCGGACTCCAGGCCCTGGAAGTGGCCCTGGCACTCCGTTCGGCACCCTTAGCCGTAACTTGTCGGCTGAGAACCTTGCTTCGATGAATGCATTGACCAACACCGACATCTCCGCTTCTGCCTTGCACACCCGTCTATCGATTTTGCGCGCCAACGGGAATGATCAGCCCTCCCCTACCGACCAGGAGCATCCGGAAAACGACAGCCGTCGCCTGGGCGTTCCTCCCGATTACTTCGGAGCGGGATCCGGTTCCAACTCGCACAGCCCCGCCAGCCCTGAGCTCTCCCGCCGTCCTTCTGACGAGGTCGATCATGACTACATCCATTCCGGAATGGCGACTCCTTACCACCCTCAATATGCCGAAGTCGAGACCCTGAGCCGTGTCCCAAGCTACTCCACCGCCGTCCGCACTACTGTTCGCCCTTGCGACTCGGAACTGCCTGATTATCAAGCTGTCATCGCCGAGGATGTTGTCATCTCCGCGCCCCAGTCGCCTCAGCAGGCTCATGTCCGCACCGCCGGCCGCGGGTCTTCATATTTCTCCGCTATCGATGCGCTCCACAGCCGGTCTGGTCTCCTCCACTCCACCTCCAGtcacgacgatgatgaacgTCGACTGCGTCTTGTCCAAGCTCGAGCCAGGGTCTAA